From Caloenas nicobarica isolate bCalNic1 chromosome 18, bCalNic1.hap1, whole genome shotgun sequence, a single genomic window includes:
- the ARHGDIA gene encoding rho GDP-dissociation inhibitor 1 yields the protein MAEQEPTAEQLAQIAAENEEDEHSVNYKPPAQKSIQEIQELDKDDESLRKYKEALLGAVTVTADPNAPNVVVTKLTLVCATAPGPLELDLTGDLESYKKQAFVLKEGVEYRIKISFRVNREIVSGLKYIQHTFRKGVKIDKTEYMVGSYGPRAEEYEFLTPMEEAPKGMLARGSYNVKSKFTDDDKTDHLSWEWNLTIKKEWKD from the exons ATGGCAGAGCAGGAGCCGACGGCAGAGCAGCTGGCCCAGATCGCAGCTGAGAACGAGGAGGATGAACACTCCGTCAACTACAAGCCGCCTGCCCAGAAGAGCATCCAGGAGATCCAGGAGCTGGACAAGGATGACGAGAGCTTGCGCAAATACAAGGAGGCACTGCTTGGCGCCGTCACCGTGACTGCAG ATCCCAACGCCCCAAACGTGGTGGTGACCAAACTGACGCTGGTCTGTGCTACGGCGCCCGGCCCACTGGAGCTGGACCTGACAG GTGATCTGGAGAGCTATAAGAAGCAGGCGTTTGTGCTGAAGGAGGGTGTGGAATACCGGATAAAAATCTCCTTTAGG GTCAACAGGGAGATTGTGTCGGGGTTGAAGTACATTCAGCACACGTTCCGGAAAGGCGTGAAAA TTGACAAGACCGAGTACATGGTTGGGAGCTATGGCCCCCGCGCAGAGGAATACGAGTTTCTGACCCCCATGGAAGAGGCCCCAAAGGGGATGCTGGCCCGGGGCAGCTACAACGTCAAATCCAAGTTCACAGACGATGATAAGACTGACCACCTGTCCTGGGAGTGGAACCTGACCATCAAGAAGGAGTGGAAGGACTAA